One stretch of Methyloversatilis sp. RAC08 DNA includes these proteins:
- a CDS encoding putative signal transducing protein encodes MKTLYEAASLVEAHLLKDLLAQEGVPVVIHGEFLQGGMGELPAAGLVRLMVDDHHYGAGRAVIERWEASPVSDIPDVPRPSARDEASPSGEQSVHRQPHPPPQRRRDGRNPFGMWIAVAVVATACWLYARAIEAVELADVVDVDSRTAELSTSAGMRHPVQPPSPGNSAALRVR; translated from the coding sequence ATGAAAACCCTTTACGAAGCGGCCAGCCTCGTGGAAGCCCATCTGCTGAAGGATCTGCTGGCACAGGAAGGCGTGCCCGTGGTGATTCACGGTGAGTTCCTGCAGGGCGGCATGGGCGAATTGCCGGCTGCGGGCCTGGTCCGGCTGATGGTGGATGATCACCACTATGGCGCGGGGCGCGCGGTCATTGAACGCTGGGAAGCCAGCCCGGTCAGCGACATCCCGGACGTGCCACGTCCTTCGGCCCGGGACGAGGCGTCGCCCTCTGGCGAGCAGTCCGTGCATCGGCAGCCACACCCGCCTCCGCAGCGGCGGCGCGACGGCCGCAACCCCTTCGGCATGTGGATCGCCGTGGCCGTGGTCGCTACCGCCTGCTGGCTGTATGCGCGCGCGATCGAAGCGGTTGAGTTGGCTGACGTGGTCGACGTCGACAGCCGCACCGCCGAGCTTTCGACAAGCGCCGGCATGCGCCATCCGGTGCAGCCGCCTTCACCCGGAAACAGCGCCGCGCTGCGCGTGCGCTGA
- the pbpC gene encoding penicillin-binding protein 1C, with the protein MPAVTDPAPPRTGRLLSRVLLIAVLFLGALWLLDRVLPPPLPGPDDGFIVLARDGSPLRAWPGADGAWRYPVTLADVSPRYVEALLGYEDRWFRWHPGVNPAALARAAWQWAGSGRIVSGGSTLTMQVARILEPVPRTPRGKLRQMARALQLEWRLSKDDILTLYLNHAPMGGIVEGVEMASRAYLGKPSRALSHAEAALLATLPRAPSRLRPDRAPQAAQAARDRVLTRLATFGIWSPEVVADARIEPVIAQRLQGGWLAPLAAERLRGQVRRSDRRGLTRVASTLDRELQSTVERLLADRASVLPPKVSIAALVMDVDTLEVRAYAGSADFTDAGRSAHVDMVRGVRSPGSTLKPFLYAMALDDGLIHSESLLIDAPQAFGGYQPGNFQADFSGPVSAAEALQRSLNVPAVDLLDQITPPRFAARLATGGLKLRIATGEQPNLSLILGGAGVTLEELVGAYRALAAGGLAGTPRLTPDAPRVESRLMSEGAAWIVRDILEGGGHPDRPFIEAGGSAPLAWKTGTSFGFRDAWAVGVAGRNALGVWIGRPDGTPNPGFFGANAAAPLLKDIAAALPRAAPAPRDRPASVQPVDICWPLGTATADTPAPLCHRRRSAWALAGAVPPTRPDRIDGSSLRQALWIDPASGLRTVSGCGNGQMQEFARWPVLLQPWLAGWLPAHQRPPDWKPGCAPMDTAPAATLRIVGLTDGLRLRPAPHQRHVSLKLAARGAQGTVHWLLDGRRVTPDAGGKLLLDDPGEHRLTVMDGEGRHHSLRFVLDPAADGRVLR; encoded by the coding sequence GTGCCGGCTGTCACCGATCCGGCGCCGCCGCGCACCGGGCGCCTGCTCAGCCGCGTCCTCCTCATTGCAGTGCTGTTTCTCGGCGCGCTGTGGCTGCTCGATCGCGTTCTTCCGCCGCCGCTGCCCGGTCCGGACGACGGCTTCATCGTGCTGGCGCGCGACGGCAGCCCGCTGCGTGCCTGGCCGGGTGCGGATGGTGCGTGGCGCTATCCGGTCACGCTGGCCGACGTGTCGCCGCGCTATGTCGAGGCACTGCTGGGTTACGAAGACCGCTGGTTCCGCTGGCACCCGGGCGTCAATCCGGCTGCGCTGGCGCGCGCCGCCTGGCAGTGGGCAGGCAGCGGGCGCATCGTGTCCGGCGGCTCCACGCTCACCATGCAGGTCGCGCGCATTCTCGAACCCGTGCCGCGCACGCCGCGCGGAAAGCTGCGCCAGATGGCGCGCGCGCTGCAGCTCGAGTGGCGGCTGTCGAAGGACGACATCCTCACGCTGTATCTGAACCACGCGCCGATGGGTGGCATCGTCGAAGGTGTCGAGATGGCCAGTCGTGCCTACCTGGGCAAGCCGTCGCGCGCTCTCAGCCATGCCGAAGCGGCGCTGCTCGCCACCCTCCCGCGTGCGCCCAGCCGCCTGCGCCCGGACCGGGCGCCCCAGGCTGCGCAGGCCGCGCGCGACCGGGTGCTCACGCGGCTGGCCACCTTCGGCATCTGGTCACCCGAGGTGGTGGCCGACGCGCGCATCGAACCGGTCATCGCACAGCGTCTGCAGGGCGGCTGGCTGGCCCCGCTGGCGGCTGAACGTCTGCGCGGGCAGGTGCGCCGGTCGGACCGGCGCGGCCTGACCCGCGTCGCCAGCACGCTGGACCGCGAACTGCAGAGCACCGTCGAGCGGCTGCTGGCTGACCGCGCCTCGGTGCTGCCGCCGAAGGTGTCGATCGCCGCGCTGGTGATGGATGTCGACACGCTGGAGGTGCGCGCCTATGCCGGCTCAGCCGATTTCACCGACGCCGGACGCAGCGCCCATGTCGACATGGTGCGCGGCGTCCGCTCGCCCGGCTCCACACTGAAGCCCTTTCTTTATGCGATGGCGCTGGATGACGGCCTCATCCATTCCGAAAGTCTGCTGATCGATGCGCCGCAGGCCTTCGGCGGCTATCAGCCGGGCAATTTCCAGGCCGATTTTTCGGGGCCGGTCAGTGCCGCTGAAGCGCTGCAGCGCTCGCTCAACGTGCCGGCCGTCGACCTGCTGGACCAGATCACGCCGCCGCGCTTCGCCGCCCGGCTCGCCACGGGCGGCCTCAAGCTGCGCATCGCGACTGGAGAGCAGCCCAATCTGAGCCTCATCCTGGGCGGCGCCGGGGTCACGCTGGAAGAACTGGTCGGTGCCTATCGGGCACTGGCTGCCGGCGGCCTGGCCGGCACACCGCGCCTCACACCGGATGCACCGCGCGTCGAATCGCGTCTGATGAGCGAGGGTGCAGCGTGGATCGTGCGCGACATCCTGGAAGGCGGCGGCCACCCGGATCGCCCCTTCATCGAAGCGGGCGGCAGCGCGCCGCTGGCCTGGAAGACCGGCACCAGCTTCGGTTTTCGCGATGCCTGGGCGGTCGGCGTGGCGGGCCGCAACGCGCTCGGCGTGTGGATAGGGCGGCCCGACGGCACGCCCAATCCGGGGTTCTTCGGCGCCAACGCGGCAGCGCCGCTGCTGAAGGATATCGCTGCGGCGCTGCCGCGGGCAGCGCCTGCGCCGCGTGACCGGCCGGCGTCGGTGCAGCCGGTCGACATCTGCTGGCCACTCGGCACGGCAACAGCCGATACCCCGGCACCGCTGTGCCATCGACGTCGCAGCGCGTGGGCGCTCGCCGGCGCCGTGCCGCCGACGCGCCCGGACCGCATCGATGGCAGCAGTCTGCGGCAGGCCTTGTGGATCGATCCGGCCAGCGGTCTGCGCACCGTGTCCGGCTGCGGCAATGGACAGATGCAGGAATTCGCCCGCTGGCCGGTGCTGCTGCAACCGTGGCTTGCCGGCTGGCTGCCCGCCCACCAGCGCCCGCCCGACTGGAAGCCCGGCTGCGCGCCGATGGACACCGCGCCGGCCGCCACGCTGCGCATCGTCGGCCTCACCGACGGCCTGCGCCTGCGCCCCGCGCCACATCAGCGCCATGTGTCGCTCAAGCTCGCGGCGCGCGGCGCGCAGGGCACGGTGCATTGGTTGCTCGATGGCCGACGGGTGACGCCGGATGCCGGGGGCAAGCTGCTGCTCGATGACCCTGGCGAGCATCGCCTGACCGTGATGGACGGCGAGGGGCGCCATCACAGCTTGAGATTCGTGCTCGATCCGGCGGCTGATGGTCGAGTCCTGCGCTGA
- a CDS encoding cupin domain-containing protein, whose amino-acid sequence MSQIIVEHNPSEDKLKQLGVSSWEIWEKEVSKFPLDFGMTESAYLLEGEIHVTPQGGEKVVIKAGDFVVFPKGMKSMWEVVKPLRKHYKHS is encoded by the coding sequence ATGTCTCAAATCATCGTTGAACACAATCCGTCGGAAGACAAGCTCAAGCAACTGGGCGTGTCGAGCTGGGAAATCTGGGAAAAGGAAGTGTCGAAATTTCCGCTAGATTTCGGCATGACGGAAAGCGCCTATCTGCTGGAAGGCGAAATCCATGTCACGCCGCAGGGTGGCGAAAAAGTCGTGATCAAGGCCGGCGATTTCGTGGTGTTCCCGAAAGGCATGAAGTCGATGTGGGAAGTGGTGAAGCCCTTGCGCAAGCACTACAAGCACAGCTGA
- a CDS encoding substrate-binding periplasmic protein has translation MKNRLTTLMLCAVMWLGGFAGSAWAQGRDLDEVIKSGQIKVALYKEFTPFSDVDKGGIDVDVARLLAERLGVKLEILWFSADENMDDDLRNMVWRGTVLGYGPADVMLHVPIDATYTARNDKAMFFAPYYREKFAIARNVDKLDKLESLDAFRTQRIGVEVETYPATVLLSADGGVYRNNVGNYKSASEALSAMKNGEVSAVMAMQSELEAGLAGTSGYAIADVPLPLVNRRQWVIGLAVKSGNEKLAQSLQAAMNSIAEKGELKDIFKRHGVEYRAP, from the coding sequence ATGAAGAACAGATTAACCACGCTCATGCTGTGTGCCGTCATGTGGCTGGGCGGCTTCGCCGGCAGCGCATGGGCGCAAGGCCGCGACCTCGACGAAGTGATCAAGAGCGGTCAGATCAAGGTTGCGCTGTACAAGGAGTTCACCCCGTTCTCCGACGTGGACAAAGGCGGCATCGACGTCGACGTCGCCAGACTGCTGGCTGAACGGCTCGGCGTGAAGCTGGAAATCCTGTGGTTCTCGGCCGACGAAAACATGGACGATGACCTGCGCAACATGGTGTGGCGCGGCACCGTGCTCGGCTATGGCCCGGCCGATGTCATGCTGCACGTGCCCATCGACGCGACCTACACGGCTCGTAACGACAAGGCCATGTTCTTCGCACCCTACTACCGCGAAAAGTTTGCCATCGCCCGCAACGTCGACAAGCTCGACAAGCTCGAATCGCTCGATGCCTTCCGCACCCAGCGCATCGGCGTCGAAGTGGAAACCTACCCTGCCACGGTGCTCCTGTCCGCAGATGGGGGCGTCTACCGCAACAACGTCGGCAATTACAAATCGGCCAGCGAAGCACTGAGCGCGATGAAGAATGGCGAGGTCAGTGCCGTCATGGCCATGCAGAGCGAACTGGAGGCCGGTCTCGCAGGCACCAGCGGCTACGCCATCGCCGACGTGCCGCTTCCGCTGGTCAATCGCCGCCAGTGGGTCATCGGCCTCGCGGTGAAGTCAGGTAATGAAAAATTGGCCCAGTCGCTGCAGGCCGCGATGAACAGCATTGCCGAAAAGGGCGAGCTGAAGGACATCTTCAAGCGCCACGGTGTCGAGTATCGCGCCCCCTGA
- a CDS encoding PQQ-dependent methanol/ethanol family dehydrogenase, whose translation MKRTALAALVLTACAHSSIAYAGVTDADIVNDAKTTGNVLSWGMGTEGQRFSPLKQITPKNVKRLVPAWSYSYGGEKQRGQEAQPLIIDGKMFVTASYSRVFALDAKTGKRLWTYEHRLPEGIMPCCDVINRGAAAFDNLIIYATLDAQLIALDQATGKVVWKEKIDDYQAGYSSSAAPIIAGGLLLTGVSGGEFGIIGRVEARDPKTGKMVWMRPTIEGHMGYRYDADGNKTEAGISGTTNATWPGDLWKVGGAATWLGGTYDAKTGLAYFGTGNPAPWNSHLRPGDNLYSCSTVAIDVKTGEIKWHFQSTPNDGWDYDGVNEFVTFDMNGKRMGGKADRNGFFYVLDANTGKFERGFPFVKALNWAKGLDENGRPIYDPANRPGDPSAGADGKKGSVVFATPSFLGGKNQMPMAYSPDTGLFYVPSNEWGMEIWNEPITYKKGAAYLGAGFTIKTLDAKEIGGDYIGALRAVDPKTGKIVWEVRNNAPLWGGAMVTRGGLVFWGTPEGYLKAADAKTGKEVWSFQVGTGIVAPPITWDQDGEQYIAVTAGWGGAVPLWGGDVAKKVSYLNQGGSMWVFKLLKD comes from the coding sequence ATGAAAAGAACTGCTCTTGCAGCGCTCGTCCTCACCGCCTGCGCGCACAGCTCCATCGCGTATGCCGGTGTGACGGACGCCGACATCGTGAATGACGCCAAAACCACAGGTAACGTTCTTTCGTGGGGCATGGGAACCGAGGGTCAGCGTTTCAGCCCGCTCAAGCAGATCACTCCGAAGAATGTGAAGCGTCTGGTGCCCGCCTGGTCGTATTCGTATGGCGGCGAAAAGCAGCGCGGTCAGGAAGCGCAGCCGCTCATCATCGACGGCAAGATGTTCGTCACCGCCTCGTACTCCCGCGTGTTCGCGCTCGATGCCAAGACCGGCAAGCGCCTGTGGACCTACGAACACCGTCTGCCTGAAGGCATCATGCCCTGCTGCGACGTGATCAACCGCGGTGCTGCGGCCTTTGACAACCTCATCATCTACGCCACGCTCGACGCCCAGCTCATCGCGCTGGATCAGGCCACCGGCAAGGTCGTGTGGAAAGAAAAGATCGACGACTACCAGGCCGGCTATTCGTCGTCGGCAGCGCCCATCATCGCCGGCGGTCTGCTGCTGACCGGTGTGTCCGGTGGCGAGTTCGGCATCATCGGCCGCGTCGAGGCACGTGACCCGAAGACCGGCAAGATGGTCTGGATGCGCCCGACCATCGAAGGTCACATGGGCTACAGGTACGACGCCGACGGCAACAAGACCGAAGCCGGCATCAGCGGCACGACCAATGCCACGTGGCCGGGCGACCTGTGGAAGGTCGGCGGCGCTGCGACGTGGCTGGGCGGCACCTATGACGCGAAGACCGGCCTCGCCTACTTCGGCACCGGCAATCCTGCGCCGTGGAACAGCCACCTGCGCCCGGGCGACAACCTGTATTCATGCTCCACCGTCGCGATCGACGTCAAGACCGGCGAGATAAAGTGGCACTTCCAGAGCACACCGAACGACGGCTGGGACTACGACGGTGTGAATGAATTCGTCACCTTCGACATGAACGGCAAGCGCATGGGCGGCAAGGCCGACCGCAACGGGTTCTTCTACGTGCTGGACGCCAACACCGGCAAGTTCGAGCGCGGCTTCCCGTTCGTCAAGGCCCTGAATTGGGCCAAGGGTCTGGACGAAAACGGTCGCCCGATCTATGACCCGGCGAACCGCCCGGGCGACCCGAGCGCGGGCGCTGACGGCAAGAAGGGCAGTGTCGTGTTCGCCACACCTTCCTTCCTGGGCGGCAAGAACCAGATGCCGATGGCCTACAGCCCGGATACCGGTCTGTTCTACGTGCCGTCCAATGAGTGGGGCATGGAAATCTGGAACGAGCCGATCACCTACAAGAAGGGTGCGGCCTACCTGGGTGCCGGCTTCACGATCAAGACGCTGGACGCCAAGGAGATCGGCGGCGACTACATCGGCGCGCTGCGTGCCGTCGATCCGAAGACCGGCAAGATCGTATGGGAAGTCCGCAACAACGCCCCGCTGTGGGGTGGCGCGATGGTGACCCGCGGCGGCCTCGTGTTCTGGGGCACGCCCGAGGGCTACCTGAAGGCAGCGGATGCCAAGACCGGCAAGGAAGTGTGGTCCTTCCAGGTCGGCACCGGCATCGTGGCCCCCCCGATCACCTGGGATCAGGACGGCGAACAGTACATCGCCGTGACGGCCGGTTGGGGCGGCGCAGTCCCGCTGTGGGGCGGCGACGTCGCCAAGAAGGTTTCCTACCTGAACCAGGGCGGCTCGATGTGGGTGTTCAAGCTGCTGAAAGATTGA
- a CDS encoding DEAD/DEAH box helicase has translation MSFEELGLIPELLRAVADTGYTVPTPIQAQAIPIVLAGRDVMGGAQTGTGKTASFTLPLLQRLAPHASSSPSPARHPVRALIVCPTRELAMQVHESVRTYSKHLPLRSVCIYGGVDMKAQVKELREGREIVVATPGRLLDHVEGKSIALGQVQMLVLDEADRMLDMGFIPDIKRILALLPAQRQSLLFSATFSEEIKKLAQAMLRDPQLIEVARRNATAETVTHKVHACATDDKRALLTHLLTQPDYVSRQALVFVNTKFGASRLAVHLIRQGVAADAIHGDKSQQQRTEALEAFKSGAVRVLVATDVAARGLDIEDLPFVINFELPHNAEDYVHRIGRTGRAGRSGEAISLMAPEERGRVADIEKLIRKEIEPATPEGFDPGRARQREARESSPREARGGERPRERAVSSGERPERPESAARRSRSSPGDAVRPPRSPRSSASQVAADGFDFSKPYESLPSGDVPAATSDGTAGGARRGKRQVAALLGGNGKR, from the coding sequence ATGTCGTTTGAAGAACTCGGGCTCATCCCCGAATTGCTGCGCGCTGTCGCAGACACCGGCTACACCGTGCCGACCCCCATTCAGGCCCAGGCCATTCCCATCGTGCTCGCGGGCCGCGACGTCATGGGCGGCGCCCAGACCGGCACTGGCAAGACCGCCAGTTTCACGCTGCCACTGCTGCAGCGCCTTGCGCCGCACGCCAGCAGCTCGCCATCGCCCGCACGCCACCCGGTACGCGCGCTGATCGTCTGCCCGACGCGCGAACTGGCGATGCAGGTGCACGAAAGCGTGCGCACCTATTCGAAGCACCTGCCGCTGCGTTCGGTCTGCATCTACGGCGGCGTGGACATGAAGGCACAAGTGAAGGAGTTGCGCGAAGGCCGCGAAATCGTCGTCGCCACGCCGGGTCGCCTGCTCGATCACGTCGAAGGCAAGAGCATCGCGCTCGGCCAGGTTCAGATGCTGGTGCTGGACGAAGCAGACCGCATGCTGGACATGGGTTTCATCCCGGACATCAAGCGCATCCTCGCACTGCTGCCCGCACAGCGGCAGAGCCTGCTGTTTTCGGCCACCTTCTCGGAAGAAATCAAGAAGCTTGCGCAGGCCATGTTGCGCGACCCGCAGCTGATCGAAGTCGCACGCCGCAATGCCACTGCCGAAACCGTCACGCACAAGGTGCACGCCTGCGCGACCGACGACAAGCGTGCGCTGCTGACGCACCTGCTGACGCAGCCCGACTACGTGTCGCGTCAGGCGCTGGTGTTCGTCAATACCAAGTTCGGCGCCAGCCGGCTGGCCGTACATCTGATCCGTCAGGGTGTTGCAGCCGACGCCATCCACGGCGACAAGAGCCAGCAGCAGCGCACCGAAGCGCTGGAGGCGTTCAAGAGCGGTGCCGTGCGCGTGCTGGTCGCGACCGACGTCGCAGCGCGCGGACTCGACATCGAGGACCTGCCCTTCGTCATCAATTTCGAGTTGCCGCACAACGCGGAAGATTATGTACACCGTATAGGCCGCACTGGCCGAGCCGGGCGCAGCGGCGAAGCGATCTCGCTGATGGCGCCGGAAGAGCGCGGCCGTGTGGCCGACATCGAAAAGCTCATCCGCAAGGAAATCGAACCGGCAACGCCGGAAGGCTTCGACCCCGGCCGCGCCCGACAGCGCGAAGCGCGCGAATCGAGTCCGCGCGAAGCGCGTGGTGGCGAGCGCCCGCGGGAGCGTGCCGTCAGCAGCGGTGAGCGGCCGGAACGGCCGGAAAGCGCAGCTCGCCGCAGCCGGTCGTCGCCGGGCGACGCAGTGCGTCCGCCGCGCAGTCCGCGTTCATCCGCCAGCCAGGTTGCGGCGGACGGTTTCGACTTCAGCAAGCCTTACGAATCACTGCCTTCCGGCGATGTCCCGGCCGCAACGTCCGACGGCACCGCAGGTGGCGCCCGGCGTGGCAAGCGACAGGTTGCCGCATTGCTGGGCGGCAACGGCAAGCGCTGA
- the rlmM gene encoding 23S rRNA (cytidine(2498)-2'-O)-methyltransferase RlmM codes for MKTNPLGLLLYCRAGFERECAQEIMDRCGDAGQMIEPQAEAGSGYVEAFADARTLSALMRKLSWQDLTFARQLVWAGRTVEGMTPRDRVTPVVEAALELAPGFSDFLIETPDTDKVKALSGLSRKLEGFVSQALETANAFSDDRDAPRLHIFFTAADRATVALSWPGRRSEWPGGIPRLRMPREAPSRSTLKLAEAFHSLLTEDEQERLIKPGMSAVDLGAAPGGWTWHLVSRHFEVTAVDNGPMKPELLETGQVRHKKEDGFRFVPRKPVDWLVCDMVEQPRRVAALVARWIAQGLCQHAIFNLKLPMKRRYEELQLCSDLIAEALESVDKKHELRFRQLYHDREEVTGYLGVPGKSASARRRHG; via the coding sequence TTGAAAACAAATCCCCTCGGCCTGCTGCTGTATTGCCGCGCCGGCTTCGAACGCGAATGCGCGCAGGAGATCATGGACCGCTGCGGCGACGCCGGCCAGATGATCGAACCGCAGGCCGAAGCCGGCAGTGGCTACGTAGAGGCGTTTGCCGATGCGCGCACGCTGAGCGCCTTGATGCGCAAGCTGAGCTGGCAGGACCTCACCTTTGCGCGCCAGCTGGTGTGGGCGGGCCGTACCGTCGAAGGCATGACACCGCGCGACCGCGTCACGCCGGTGGTCGAAGCCGCTCTCGAACTGGCGCCGGGCTTCAGCGACTTCCTGATCGAAACGCCGGACACCGACAAGGTGAAGGCGCTGTCCGGCCTCAGCCGCAAGCTGGAAGGCTTCGTCAGTCAGGCGCTCGAAACGGCCAACGCCTTCAGCGACGACCGCGATGCGCCGCGCCTGCACATCTTCTTCACCGCCGCCGACCGCGCCACCGTGGCGCTGTCCTGGCCGGGCCGGCGCAGCGAGTGGCCGGGTGGCATTCCGCGCCTGCGCATGCCGCGCGAGGCGCCGTCGCGCTCCACGCTGAAGCTGGCCGAAGCGTTTCACAGCCTGCTGACCGAAGACGAACAGGAACGGCTGATCAAGCCCGGCATGAGCGCCGTCGACCTCGGTGCTGCACCGGGAGGCTGGACCTGGCACCTCGTGTCGCGCCATTTCGAAGTGACTGCGGTAGACAACGGGCCGATGAAGCCCGAATTGCTCGAAACCGGCCAGGTGCGGCACAAGAAGGAAGATGGTTTCCGTTTTGTGCCGCGCAAGCCGGTCGACTGGCTGGTGTGCGACATGGTCGAACAGCCGCGCCGCGTCGCCGCACTGGTCGCGCGCTGGATCGCGCAGGGCCTGTGCCAGCACGCCATCTTCAACCTGAAGCTGCCGATGAAGCGGCGTTATGAAGAACTGCAGCTGTGCTCCGACCTGATCGCCGAGGCGCTGGAATCGGTCGACAAGAAGCACGAACTGCGTTTCCGCCAGCTCTACCACGACCGCGAGGAAGTCACCGGTTACCTGGGCGTGCCCGGCAAATCCGCATCCGCCCGGCGGCGGCACGGCTGA
- a CDS encoding aldo/keto reductase, which translates to MNLTKVTGMKDVGTKDIARRRLGRSTLEVPAIALGTMTFGQQVDERTAHAIMDEAFEAGIDFLDAAEMYPVPARAQTFGDTERIVGSWLARRPRESVIVATKVAGPARGIEWIRGGPLALDESNIRQAVEGSLARLRTDYIDLYQIHWPARNVPMFGQYEYDPGGEREAESLRSQLEALGRLIEEGKIRHVGVSNETPWGLMTCLRLADEGLPRVVSIQNAYHLMNRTFDVGLSEVCTREQVSLLAYSPLGFGHLTGKYAERADAAGRITEFPQFGQRYFKENVAPASRAYAQLAHEHGLTPTQLALAFCYRRHAVASTLIGVTTRTQLRENIDAWTVTLSNALNEAIDALHLRYTNPAP; encoded by the coding sequence ATGAATCTTACGAAAGTTACCGGAATGAAGGATGTCGGCACGAAGGATATCGCGCGCCGACGTCTCGGCCGCTCGACGCTTGAAGTCCCGGCCATCGCGCTGGGCACGATGACCTTCGGTCAGCAGGTCGACGAGCGCACGGCCCACGCCATCATGGACGAAGCCTTCGAGGCCGGCATCGACTTTCTCGACGCGGCCGAAATGTACCCGGTCCCGGCGCGCGCGCAAACCTTCGGCGACACCGAACGCATCGTCGGCAGCTGGCTGGCGCGCCGTCCGCGCGAGTCGGTCATCGTCGCGACCAAGGTGGCCGGACCGGCACGCGGCATCGAATGGATACGCGGCGGGCCGCTGGCGCTGGATGAAAGCAATATCCGGCAGGCGGTCGAAGGATCGCTCGCGCGGCTGCGCACTGACTACATTGACCTGTACCAGATCCACTGGCCGGCGCGCAACGTGCCGATGTTCGGCCAGTATGAGTACGACCCGGGCGGCGAGCGCGAGGCGGAGTCGCTGCGCAGCCAGCTCGAGGCGCTGGGCCGGCTGATCGAGGAAGGCAAGATCCGCCATGTCGGCGTGTCGAACGAAACGCCGTGGGGCCTGATGACCTGCCTGCGCCTCGCCGACGAAGGTCTGCCGCGCGTGGTGAGCATCCAGAACGCCTACCACCTGATGAACCGCACGTTTGACGTCGGCCTGTCCGAGGTATGTACGCGCGAGCAGGTGTCGCTGCTGGCGTACTCGCCACTTGGCTTCGGCCACCTGACCGGCAAGTACGCCGAACGCGCCGACGCGGCCGGTCGCATCACCGAATTTCCGCAGTTCGGCCAGCGCTACTTCAAGGAAAACGTGGCGCCCGCTTCGCGCGCCTATGCCCAGCTGGCGCATGAACACGGACTGACGCCGACCCAGCTGGCGCTCGCGTTCTGCTATCGGCGCCACGCCGTGGCGAGTACCCTGATAGGAGTGACCACGCGCACCCAGTTGCGGGAAAATATCGATGCATGGACCGTAACGCTGTCGAACGCGCTGAACGAAGCCATCGACGCGCTGCACCTGCGCTACACCAACCCGGCGCCGTGA
- a CDS encoding extracellular solute-binding protein: protein MFIKPLAALIAASVMLAPMSAGANTANPKPAASAKASKPAAKASAKSTKVAAPKEAAEVELAHGLDEAAALALQALVDDFNAGGKAKQKIVLSTRNWEDADAAVPTLPAMLVLDDGARQRFLDGKPRYTPLHQVMTIAKEKFAHAAIPAPMPPYLNGAKGRLNALPIGLTTPVMFYNRDAFSRVGLDPNVPPTHWFSLQEALGTLRDGGYACPYTSARPTQIHVDNISAWHNEPFARKQGKTGEALAINGLVQVKHLAMMSSWYKSRYLHIFGRADEAVPMFAGGQCQVLTARSSAWPQIKRDAKFDIGVAALPFHEDIRNAPRHTLADGASLWVSAGRGAEETRTIARFVTFLLDPDRQAQWSLATGFIPLNRAGMVAISPVDAPTADSVARVALRQLAGRAGAKDEQTSHAASNPRVRAVLDEELEELWADRKPAKAVLDTAVLRAGPCVTSINSSC from the coding sequence ATGTTCATCAAGCCGTTAGCCGCGTTGATCGCGGCCAGCGTCATGCTCGCGCCGATGTCGGCGGGCGCCAACACAGCAAACCCCAAGCCGGCGGCCAGCGCCAAGGCAAGCAAGCCGGCTGCGAAGGCCAGCGCAAAAAGCACCAAGGTCGCCGCGCCGAAGGAAGCCGCCGAAGTCGAACTGGCCCACGGTCTGGATGAGGCCGCGGCACTCGCCCTGCAGGCGCTGGTTGATGACTTCAATGCCGGCGGCAAGGCCAAGCAGAAGATCGTGCTCAGCACGCGCAACTGGGAAGACGCAGACGCTGCGGTTCCCACGCTCCCGGCCATGCTGGTGCTCGACGACGGCGCGCGTCAGCGCTTTCTGGACGGCAAGCCGCGCTACACCCCGCTGCATCAGGTGATGACGATCGCCAAGGAAAAGTTCGCGCATGCAGCCATCCCTGCGCCGATGCCCCCCTATCTGAATGGCGCGAAAGGCCGTCTGAACGCGCTGCCGATCGGGCTCACGACGCCGGTCATGTTCTACAACCGCGACGCCTTCAGCCGCGTCGGGCTTGACCCGAACGTGCCGCCGACCCACTGGTTCTCACTGCAGGAAGCGCTTGGCACGCTGCGCGATGGCGGCTACGCCTGCCCCTACACCAGCGCGCGCCCGACGCAGATCCACGTGGACAACATCAGCGCCTGGCATAACGAGCCGTTCGCGCGCAAACAGGGCAAGACCGGCGAGGCGCTTGCGATCAACGGCCTCGTGCAGGTGAAGCATCTGGCCATGATGTCCTCCTGGTACAAGAGCCGCTACCTGCACATTTTCGGACGCGCCGACGAGGCGGTGCCGATGTTCGCCGGCGGCCAGTGCCAGGTGCTGACGGCACGTTCCTCGGCCTGGCCGCAGATCAAGCGCGACGCCAAGTTCGACATCGGTGTCGCGGCGCTGCCTTTCCACGAAGACATCCGCAATGCGCCGCGCCACACGCTGGCAGATGGCGCGAGCCTGTGGGTGAGCGCCGGGCGTGGTGCCGAGGAAACGCGCACCATCGCGCGCTTTGTCACCTTCCTGCTCGATCCGGACCGCCAGGCCCAGTGGTCGCTTGCCACCGGCTTCATCCCGCTGAACCGCGCCGGCATGGTGGCCATCAGTCCGGTCGATGCGCCGACCGCCGACAGCGTCGCGCGGGTGGCGCTGCGCCAGCTGGCCGGGCGCGCCGGTGCGAAGGACGAACAGACCAGCCACGCGGCCAGCAATCCGCGCGTGCGCGCGGTGCTCGACGAAGAACTGGAAGAGCTGTGGGCCGACCGCAAGCCGGCCAAGGCCGTGCTCGACACGGCAGTCCTGAGGGCAGGCCCATGTGTGACGTCGATCAACTCGTCCTGCTGA